The sequence AGCCCTGTAGGGAAgcaccatattttgctgtgtataatgtgcatttcacccaaatttttgagggaaaaataaggatacacattatacacaggtagtactaattccatacctatataaatgtttttaacttttaagtttatgcttatgtgttaaaagtgtaactctagaaagcaataatgatatccatatgcaaaataatgccctggaatacaataagtggttttgtttctaaatataagtaaataaaaactgaattaaaaaattaaaacaaggtttttttcctgaaagtttgggccaaaaacatgggtgcacactATACttgggagtgcattatacatggcaaaatatggtaatttttctCTAAGAAATACCAGGGGCTCCTTTATGGAAGATGTCATAACTCAATCACATTAGAGGCCAGTTTGGAATTTTAGTGTGCATGCCCCATATAAATcaacattaagaaaaacaaaactttgctaACCAAATAAAACCCAGATTTAAGAGCTGGAAACATGGATTTACTGTCCCATGGAAAATGATCGTTTGTATAGTTCTCATTCTCAGAAATctcaaggggagggaaaaaatctgtttacatatattcatataaggAATTTTGTCTATTGTGGAAAACAAAGAGGGTTATCTGGCTCCTCAGCAAGTTCTGGGCTCCATTAAGACTGTCCATTTCACAGCTCTAGCTCCAGTTCTTAGAGATTAAGAAGTCCAAACACCTATGATAATGGGCACTGATGAGAGCTACACACTCTTTGGCTCCAGTTAAATCCCTGGTTTTTCAGATGTGTGGGAGCTGTGGATACTTGCTTCCTGGTCCTGCCGCAGCCCCAGAAGTAGCTGGTTTAGGAGCGTAAGATTGCTGTCTCTgcgaggcaggggcaggggtgggaggcagtTTCCTTTATACTCGATCACTGCCATCTTGGCCCGATCCTGCTTATTCCGATTAGGGATCTGTAGCATTCTCGTGTAGCCCCCATTCTGACCTTGGTACCGAGGGGCCAGTACTTGAAACAGCTTTGGGATCAAGTCTTTCTCCTAGAGGGGTAGAGTTATACAGAAGAGAGCAGAGTCAGGCACCAACGCAGAGACATTTAGCTTTTAGCATTCCCAAAGGTAGGGTCTCCAAATACACACTCTCAGACCTCCCCCACCATCTAATGTGCTAGAGTTGAAGTTAAATAGAGGGTTCAGATGTGCAAATTCTCATTCGCATCGAATTCAACCTATTTAAGGCACACATTTCTAATTCAGTTTACAGAATTTGTCCATACATGAGTGCCTTACCTTGGTTCTTCCCAGTCCCCCTTTCTGTGACAATCCCTCCCACTCACGGACCGAAGGATGAGATTTGGTGGCAGGCAGGGTGTACTTACTGTGAGCCAAAAGTCAGCCATGCGCATGGCTCGTTGGTTGGTGTCTCCCAGCTTCCCATAGTCGATGAGCTGCGAGGACAGAACATCACTGATCCAACCCGAGCAGAAAATACGGCACCAATCTTACTCCTCTAATTCCACTGGTCAAGGTTCCCTCGAATTCAGGCCACCCCTAACCTCGCACGCAGCCCTAACCGGTTTTCCATTTGAGGGGCCGGAGGAATGGGTTCAGCTCAAGATACCGGAGGATTCAGACTTCGGACAGGGCTTACCAGGGCGATTTTACTCCTTCCCCCAAAACtgtcaggccccgccccctcaggccAGACCCGCGGGTCTGTCCTCTGACCTTCTCAGCGTAGCCCCTCATCTCGTCCACACGCGCCCATGACGCCTCGATGCGTTCGTGTCGCACTAGTCCCGTAAGCAAGTTCCGCAACAGGTGGATGCGGGACTCGGGACCAAGGCCCAAGCGACGGAATACGCGGCCGTGCGAGATGGCCGCAGAGACGGAGAGCcgcatttctccttttctctccgaCTCCGAGGAAGCCGGAACTGTGAACTCAAGGGGAAACTGCGCGGAGAGGCGTGATTGAGAGGACGCATGCGCTGTAGCTAAGTGCGTGGTGGACGTGTTTGCGCATGGGCATTAGAGTCTGCCTCGTTGGCAACCTCGGGGAGGGCGGAGAAGGTGTGTTGACCTGCTCCAGGGGAGGCGAGGCCTGTAGACTGCTGGCGCTGCGTGTGCTCCTGTCGGCTGGGAAACAGACGCCCCCTAGTGAGGGATGAGCCGGCCGTCAGGGTTCTCTAGTGCTGCATCAGGCTCTATTTGTGGCTTGTAGGGTGATGGGAAGCACCGCTGTGGGTCCTGCTGGGAAAACGAGTATCTGAGGGGACAGGCGTCTGGAGAGGCGCGCACTCCAGTAGACTGGCTGCCTTGCTCCTGCTTGAACGGTGTTGAGTCAGCGTGTAGGACAGACACCCCGACGGCGTCGTttttgacaaaattatttttagtcgTAATGGTGAAATGAAAGGAATAGCAATTATATTCAGTTAAGAAAGGCAAATGGTAAAAATTTTGTTGAGGTAAATACATCTAATTATGCTAAACAAAAATACAGCCCTCAAAGCAAAAGTAATAgattaatacttttaaattgCATTGATGTATTTTTAGTACAAGGAGAAAATATACCTATGCATTTATGTGTTAAAGAAACATACAGTAACATGATAGCTTCTTCTTTGGAACCTTAACGTCTGCATTAATAATGTCAAAATTGCTCTTTGGTACCGGTTGAACTGTGATTCCCACCACATCCTGAAAAGTATATGTCAGGTTCTAACCCCCCCACTCCTaatctctgcctcccttccaaTATCTCAGAGTATGGCCTCATTTGGAAGTATGGTCATTGCAGATGCAGTTAGTTAAGGTGAGGTCGTACTGGACTAGGGTGGGCATCTAATCCAAATGACTTAACGTCTTTATAGAAAGAACTgaggtggagagacagagagggacgCGCGGAGTGAAGACAACCTTGTGAAGATGGACACACACTGGGAGAACCTGTGTGACCAGGAAGGCAGAGATCTGAGGCAGTTGCAAACCAAGGATCCTAAATGATTTCTGGCAAACACTGGAGCCTAAGAGAAAGGCATGGGACAGATTTTTCACTAGGTCCTTCAAAGAATGTATGACTCAACCAGCACATTGGagctatgagaaaatatattttatttgttttatgctgCCCAGTTTGTGGCAGTTTTTTACAGAAGGACTAGGAAAGTAATGCACTCATCTTCACATATTCATGTTCAATAGATAGCATACTTAGAATTGTCACTCTATCTTCACTCATAGGTGACCAGAGAAcacttcttaattttaattttgaaaagtttctttCGTTTGAAGCAATAAATAGCAAATAATTAGGAAAAATCTTAAACATGTACATGTTGGAAGAGATTTATATAAATCACAGTTCATAATAAATTCCAGAAATTACaatactgtgttttgttttttgggggtcaAATCTTATAGCTTTCAGTGATCTCCACAATTGAGAATTCATCATAAATTTCTATTAGTAAACATTTCTAgaatttccagtcaagatggaggcataggcagacatggctcacctcttggcacaaccacatcaaaatgacaactaaatatagagcaaccatcacttagaaccatcagaaatcaagttgaatggaagtctgacaactatgacaactacagaattaaattacatccatccagattggtaggaggggcacagatgctgAATGGGCTGGTCGCTCACCCCcacatggtggataaaaattcaggagggatttTTCAGGAggcaggagtcccagccccacaccaggccccccagaccagggttctagtgctaggaagataagtgtCCACagcttctggttgcaaaaaccagcaggattgagttggtgggaggaatttctggagccccaagcagttcttagagaacccacacatggactcatgTTCTCAGACTCagtctctctgagctccagcattgaCGTAgtagcttgaaaagcaccagtggtatacacagagaaactgaagtgtaTGGCATCAAGATGTGCAGaagctattgtcccttttctaaaccctcccccaaaaGAGCTGgcaaactggtgccatatctgagactccatcaacctggctaacactgtttggttggccttggagatccccagagactccacccaacccaaattatgggcccacccaagctgcttttacatatgaatggctggcctAGGCTCATGCTTCACCACTTCCTAAATTCTGTCAAATCAGCAATAGCTGggctcagtgagccccaggtaTGGCACTagaagcagccagcctagatcCATAgctggcttcacctgggaatctccaagcccagcacaagtagaagTTATTGCAaatgctttatagttcaggcatggtggccccaggcacaacaggtgggggctgaccttggcctgtaccacccaggaaaccccagggccagtgcaccccaTACACAGCTACAGagcacatcagagcaccaccactctacccctgcacagctgatcctccatggagggcagatgttggtggtcagtgttcacagccaatccttgcaggtgactggcctgggtaaatctctcccaccgatctgccaacagcaacaaagGCTCAACTACAGGAGGAGGGTATACTTAGCCCACACAAAGAGTGCACcttgataggggaggctgtgccactggactctacaggacacctactatgttaggccacactaccaagacatggagttaaagcagctctacttaatatatagaaacaaacacagggaggctgccaaaaagaggaagcaaagaaacatggcccaaatgaaagaacaaagaaacatggccaaatggcccaaaactccagaaaaagagctaaaat is a genomic window of Phyllostomus discolor isolate MPI-MPIP mPhyDis1 chromosome 6, mPhyDis1.pri.v3, whole genome shotgun sequence containing:
- the MRPL17 gene encoding 39S ribosomal protein L17, mitochondrial; the encoded protein is MRLSVSAAISHGRVFRRLGLGPESRIHLLRNLLTGLVRHERIEASWARVDEMRGYAEKLIDYGKLGDTNQRAMRMADFWLTEKDLIPKLFQVLAPRYQGQNGGYTRMLQIPNRNKQDRAKMAVIEYKGNCLPPLPLPRRDSNLTLLNQLLLGLRQDQEASIHSSHTSEKPGI